A stretch of DNA from Methanolinea mesophila:
ATCTCGCCCGTTTTGCAGAGGGGCTTTCCGAAGATCTCCGGAGGAGGCTGAAACTCCCGGTACTCTTTTACTGCACCGCGGATGTCCCGGACAGCTGCATGCTCGCCGATGAAGGAGCGGCGGAGGCGCTCCGGGCAAAAAACGAGATAAGCCCGCTCCGTAGCTTCGAGCAGGGACGGCTCTGGATATCCAGGCCTATCGCATTCGCCATACTCCGGAAATACCCTACCCTTTTCCAGATGGTCCTGAGATAGGGTTTTCTCTTCCGCGTTCCGTGGGAGATGCCGGGTCACGGAGTGCGCGGGGTCGCGGTCGGTTCATGTACCCGAATACCTTATTTTGACCTGTTGTGCACACTATATCATGCGCCGAATTGCCGTCGTCACCCTGGTTATTATCGGAATCGCCGTTCTTTTCTCTGTAGCGCCGGTTATCGCTTCGGACTGCGGGTGCGGAGGTCTCCCCGACAACAGCCCCCCCGACGGGTGGGATACTCCGGGGAGTTTCTCCGGGGGAGGGGGTTCCGATACGGGCGGAGGCAGTTCTGATTCCGGGTCCGATACCGGCGGTACCGGCGACGCGACCGGCGGGGATCAGGCGGGGGGTGATTCCGGCGGATCGGACGGAGGTACATCCGGCGGCGCCACCTCAGACGGCGGGTCGGACAGTTATTCCTCATCCGGAGGAGATTCCGGATCGTATTCCGGGGGTACGACATCCGTGCCGGGGGCCGGATCCGCGGAGGACGCGGCGCTCCTGGTGAGCAGGGCCAGGACCTCTCTCCAGCAGGGCAGTTACGACGAATCGCTCAAGGCGTTCAACATGGCAATCGCCGCGGACCCGGGCCTTATGGCAGCCTGGATGGGAAAAGCCGAGGCTGAGGAGCTGCTCGGGAACTACGCCGACGCCGTGAGGTCGTATACCCGGGCGGCCAGGCTCGACCCCGGCGATGCGGACCCGTGGGTGGGGATAGGAACTGCGTACCTTGCAGCAGGAGACTACCAAAACGCCATCGTCTCGTTTGACAGGGCGCTGGTGATCCACCCGGGTCTCGCGGAGGCATCGGAGGGCCTGGCCCTGGCGGACCAGCTGAACGTAACCGTAGGGGCCAGCACCGTCGTAATGGATGACGTCACTCCGGCTCCCGGTGACGACGGCCAAATCCAGGCCGACCCGACCGGGACATCGGCCCCGGCGGATACCCCGGGGGAGATCGAAGCACCCGGGGAACCTCTTTCGGTCTCCGTCCCGGGGAGCGCTCCGTCATTGCTGCCCATGCTCGCGGCGATCATGGCGTTTGCCGTGATCATGTACCGGAAGCGGGCGTCCTGACCGTGAACCCGGATATTCCCTCCCCCGGAAACCTCCTCGTCACCGGGCCTCCGGGAGTGGGAAAGACCACCCTCATCATCTCTCTCCTCCCGTACCTCGAATTATACCGCCCCGTGGGATTTTATACCCGTGAGATCAGGGAAGGGAGCGTACGGACCGGTTTCGAACTGGTGTCCCTGTCGGGTGGGACGATGCTGCTCGCCCACACCTCGATCCGAAGCCGGGACCGGGTCGGAAGATACGGGGTGGATGTCGTCGGTTTCCGCGGGTATATCGAAGGTCTCAGGGAATCACTGCCCGGTCACGGTATGGTCGTCATAGACGAGATCGGAAAGATGGAGGTGCTCTCCCGGGAGTTCCGGGAGATGCTGCTCGATGTCCTGGACCGCCCGACACCGCTGTTGGCCACGATCGCGAGGAAAGGAGACCATTTCATTGAGCGGATAAAAGAAAGGCCGGATGTGTGCATAATCGGGATAACCCGGGAAAACCGGGGTGAACTTACCGGAACCCTGCTTCCGGTCATCCGGGCGATGATGGTGCAGGCAGGAACCGGTTTTCCGGAAAAATCATGACAGACTTCTAAAAAACCTTTATTTTCCGGATCGTTCTCTAAAAACCATATCCCGGATTCATTCTGAATCGTATGCCGGTCACACGAGCCCCTCTTCCCGTGCCTGGAGGAGGAGGGTCACCACCTCTTCGTCGTGCAGGTCGTGCCATCGCCTGTAGGCGTCGGCCACCGCGAAACTGTATGAGGTCCTGATGTTCAGGCAGACGAGGGTGTCGGTAAATGGTGCGAGCCACTTTGCGGTGGAGAGCGACCCGGTGGGGACTGCGACGACCACCGACGAGGGCCCCTGCTCCCGCACCGCTTCTACCGCCGCCTTCATGGTGTATCCCGAGGCGAGACCGTCGTCTGTCAGGATCACTTCCCGGTCCCGGAGGGAGGGGAAGGGAGCGTCCCGGGTGAATTTGTGCAGGCGTTCCCTGACATTCTCCCTGCTGATCTCGAGGGCGGCATCGATCTCGGCCTCGGTAAGGCGCAAAGATTTCATCAGTTTCTCATTAAAGAGGACCCTGCCGTCCCAGGTCACGGCGCCGAACCCTGCCTCGGGGTTCCAGGGGATCCGGAGTTTTCTCACCACTGCCGGGACGAGAGGAGCAGAAAAGGCCCTTGCGACCTCGAGGCCGACCGGTACCCCTCCCGCAGGAATGGCACAGACGACCGGGGTAGTGAACTGCAGGCGTTCCTTTAGAAATCTGGCAAGGCTGCTGCCTGCGTCCTGCCTGTCCTGGAATACATACACCCTGTCACGGAGTTCCGTATCTTCGATGATCCCGGGCACTTCACCACCTCGTGAGTGAGCATCTCCTTCCTCACCCATTAATATTGTTGCGAGGCGGGGGGGCGCCCGGATTGCCCCGGAGAGGGAACGGATAAGAAGGAACAATGTAATAAATTCACGTGACTTGCCATGAATCCGATGAAATCCGTCATTCTTGCCGGCGGTGTGGGGACCCGGCTGTGGCCCCTCTCCCGGACGTATTATCCCAAGCAGTTTCTCCGGATCGACGGGTACTCGCTCTTCCAGGAGACGTACCTTCGCGCCCTCCGGCTCTCGAAACCCGGAGAGATCGTGGTGGTCACGAACGAAGTGCACCAGTACCTGGTGAAGAACCAGGTCGAAGACCTGGGGTACACCATCGGCGACGAGGCAATACTGAAGGAACCGGTGGGAAAGAATACGCTCCCCGCGATAACATGGGCCATGAAGGAGATCGCGGACAGGTTCGGCGACAGCCTGGTGGTGGTCTTCCCGAGCGATCACCACCTTGATCCGGTCGCCGTAGAGGAGATCCGCCGTGCAGCACCTATCGCCGAAGAATTCCTGGTAACCTTCGGGATCCCCCCCTCCCGGCCCCATACGGGATACGGGTATATCTCCCCCGGGACGCCGCTTGCGGTGGGGTGCAGGGTAAGTGAGTTCCGGGAGAAACCCGACCGGGAGACCGCGGAGCGATACATAAAATCCGGGTACCTCTGGAACAGCGGCATCTTCCTCTTCTCCACGCGGAAGTACTTCGAGGAACTGAAAACATACCAGCCCGGGGTGTATGACGCGTTCGCCGGCGACATGCCCGATTACGAGACCCTTCCCTCCCTCTCCATCGATTACGGTCTTTTGGAAAAATCCCCCCGGGTGGCCGTGGTCCCGCTCTCGGCGGAGTGGACCGACCTCGGCACGTTCCGGGCCTGGTACGAGTTCTACCCCCATTCTGCGGAGGACAATGTGGGAGACGCGGAGTACGTCGAATCGCGGAGAAATTTCGTCCACGCCCCGGGTAAGAAAGTGGCGCTCGTCGGGGTGAACGACCTCGTGCTCGTGGATACCGGCGACGCCCTGCTTGCATGCGACCTGGCGTCATCGGAACGGGTGGGGGAGCTGGTGTCGAAGTACCGGGAATCCGGCGACCCTATCGTCGATTTTCACCTCCAGGTGCACCGGCCCTGGGGCAGTTACGTTGAGCTCGAGAAGTCCCGGTTCTTCCGCATCAAGCGGGTGACCGTGAAAACCGGGAAAAAACTCTCACTCCAGATGCACCGGCACCGGAGCGAGCACTGGATCGTGGTAAGCGGGATGGCGGACGTGATGCTTGGTGACCGGACCATCCACCTGAGGCAGGGCGAGAGTACCTACGTCCCTGCAGGGACCATCCATCGTCTCGGTAATTCCGGGAAGATCCCCCTCGAGGTGATCGAGGTCCAGATCGGGGAGTACCTCGAAGAGGACGACATCGTCCGGTTCAGCGACGACTATAACCGTACCTGATCGGTCCCGGGACTCACTGGGGGGGCCGGGAATACCTTTTTAGAGAGAAATCTGGCGCCCCCGGGGCTACTAAATCCGGGAAGCCCGGGAGGAATGCGAATCGCTTTAACATACCGGCAGATCGGGATATCGTGCCGTATAACCCTGGTGTTCCGGCTTGAATGCACAGTCGGAGGGCCATAATCTGCCCGGAAGAGCTTGATTTTATGAATCACAAACAAAGATCAGTGTAGGAATGGTGCCTCCTCCCGACAAGTCCGTCCCTCCGGTCTCCTCATGCCGACTCATCCTTGTAGCCCACGGACCCGAGATCTTCGATAGGGGGGATATGCGGGACCTTGTCCGGGTCCTGGAGCCGGAGAGGGTCCTCGTCGCCGGGGTAATGGCGAGAACCGCGGCAGAAGAGTCCGGTGTCGTCGCGGAATTCCCGGGACTCCCGCCGAGCATCGTACTATCGCGCGCCGGACCCGGGGCGGTGCTGGTCAACCGGGGAAAGACCCCGGATTCGGGCCGGATCTTCGGGGAGCTCGTGGCATCGCGGCTTCCCGGGAGGGGGCTGGTCCAGGTGGAGTGTTCCGACGCGACCGTGTACGTCTGGGACGGAGGTGACCAGGCACATGCCGGACGGATCGCGAGCCTCCTGGGATTCCGGCAGGTAGCGGCCCGGGTCCGGGAACACACCGGGGGAGAGGTCAGGAAGATCCGTGGGTGCCTGCCCGGCGAGGCGGTCTACCTCAACGGGATTGTGATAGGGACCGCAACCGGTGGAGATGTGCTGCTGGAATGCCGGAACGGGCTGATAGTGCCGCGGGCGGGGATAAGGACAAAGCCCCATGGGCTCGAGAAGGCGCTCCGGACCGGTCCTGTGGACCTCTCCTGTGCCTGGTGCAAGAGCGGACCGGTGCGCATGACGACACCCGGCAGTATCGGGAAGGGCAGGCCGACAGGGAGAGTCATCCTGGTGGACCACTGCGCTCACGAGGTCTATGGGCACCTCTTTCCGGAAACATGCGGGATGGTGACGGTCGGAGACGATACCACCGCGGTGTGTGCCCATATCGGGGCCCATCTCGGTATCCCCGTGCTCGGGATCGTCGACGGGGACGCGGATAGCATCGTCCCGGCGGCGTTCGCTCCCGGTTCGGTTGTTGTTCACACCACGCGGGAGAGGGACGACGACCTCGGCAGGGAGGTGGCGGGGTGGATCGATTCCCGCGACGTCGAATGGACCGTATTCCGGGACGACGTGCTGACCCGCCTGGAGGGCCGGGTCCGTGTGATATGGCCATGACATGCGAATGGATGACCCCTGAAAAGACTGCCGGACCGCAATGGATTACCCGGTCCGGGATTCGAAACAGAACGGCCCGGGCCCGTGTTGTCGCCGGGCAACGTTACAGGTTACCGGAAAACCCCGATAATGAGAGTATAGGTTCCCGATTATTTTGACTGGTTCC
This window harbors:
- a CDS encoding nucleoside-triphosphatase encodes the protein MNPDIPSPGNLLVTGPPGVGKTTLIISLLPYLELYRPVGFYTREIREGSVRTGFELVSLSGGTMLLAHTSIRSRDRVGRYGVDVVGFRGYIEGLRESLPGHGMVVIDEIGKMEVLSREFREMLLDVLDRPTPLLATIARKGDHFIERIKERPDVCIIGITRENRGELTGTLLPVIRAMMVQAGTGFPEKS
- a CDS encoding DUF2117 domain-containing protein — translated: MVPPPDKSVPPVSSCRLILVAHGPEIFDRGDMRDLVRVLEPERVLVAGVMARTAAEESGVVAEFPGLPPSIVLSRAGPGAVLVNRGKTPDSGRIFGELVASRLPGRGLVQVECSDATVYVWDGGDQAHAGRIASLLGFRQVAARVREHTGGEVRKIRGCLPGEAVYLNGIVIGTATGGDVLLECRNGLIVPRAGIRTKPHGLEKALRTGPVDLSCAWCKSGPVRMTTPGSIGKGRPTGRVILVDHCAHEVYGHLFPETCGMVTVGDDTTAVCAHIGAHLGIPVLGIVDGDADSIVPAAFAPGSVVVHTTRERDDDLGREVAGWIDSRDVEWTVFRDDVLTRLEGRVRVIWP
- a CDS encoding mannose-1-phosphate guanylyltransferase/mannose-6-phosphate isomerase encodes the protein MKSVILAGGVGTRLWPLSRTYYPKQFLRIDGYSLFQETYLRALRLSKPGEIVVVTNEVHQYLVKNQVEDLGYTIGDEAILKEPVGKNTLPAITWAMKEIADRFGDSLVVVFPSDHHLDPVAVEEIRRAAPIAEEFLVTFGIPPSRPHTGYGYISPGTPLAVGCRVSEFREKPDRETAERYIKSGYLWNSGIFLFSTRKYFEELKTYQPGVYDAFAGDMPDYETLPSLSIDYGLLEKSPRVAVVPLSAEWTDLGTFRAWYEFYPHSAEDNVGDAEYVESRRNFVHAPGKKVALVGVNDLVLVDTGDALLACDLASSERVGELVSKYRESGDPIVDFHLQVHRPWGSYVELEKSRFFRIKRVTVKTGKKLSLQMHRHRSEHWIVVSGMADVMLGDRTIHLRQGESTYVPAGTIHRLGNSGKIPLEVIEVQIGEYLEEDDIVRFSDDYNRT
- a CDS encoding DUF61 family protein, with product MNDRPSISDERVMMRWMQFELGKVNRGIVTERKRLSDLLAEDRPVSSTKEGKEYRFDKEDLARFAEGLSEDLRRRLKLPVLFYCTADVPDSCMLADEGAAEALRAKNEISPLRSFEQGRLWISRPIAFAILRKYPTLFQMVLR
- a CDS encoding phosphoribosyltransferase; translation: MPGIIEDTELRDRVYVFQDRQDAGSSLARFLKERLQFTTPVVCAIPAGGVPVGLEVARAFSAPLVPAVVRKLRIPWNPEAGFGAVTWDGRVLFNEKLMKSLRLTEAEIDAALEISRENVRERLHKFTRDAPFPSLRDREVILTDDGLASGYTMKAAVEAVREQGPSSVVVAVPTGSLSTAKWLAPFTDTLVCLNIRTSYSFAVADAYRRWHDLHDEEVVTLLLQAREEGLV
- a CDS encoding tetratricopeptide repeat protein, producing MRRIAVVTLVIIGIAVLFSVAPVIASDCGCGGLPDNSPPDGWDTPGSFSGGGGSDTGGGSSDSGSDTGGTGDATGGDQAGGDSGGSDGGTSGGATSDGGSDSYSSSGGDSGSYSGGTTSVPGAGSAEDAALLVSRARTSLQQGSYDESLKAFNMAIAADPGLMAAWMGKAEAEELLGNYADAVRSYTRAARLDPGDADPWVGIGTAYLAAGDYQNAIVSFDRALVIHPGLAEASEGLALADQLNVTVGASTVVMDDVTPAPGDDGQIQADPTGTSAPADTPGEIEAPGEPLSVSVPGSAPSLLPMLAAIMAFAVIMYRKRAS